Proteins encoded in a region of the Clostridium butyricum genome:
- a CDS encoding bifunctional 4-hydroxy-2-oxoglutarate aldolase/2-dehydro-3-deoxy-phosphogluconate aldolase encodes MFENTYKILKEEKAVAVIRTSTYEEAKEISIAAIEGGIKIIEVTMSVPDAPKLIKELKDKYNDVCVGAGTVLSKDNVDECIENGTDFIVSPCLDEEVIGYANQRKVLVIPGLMTMSELNRAYKMGLRFIKVFPGSVVGKGFIGAAKSIFNDICIMPTGGVKKENIVEWINAGADCSGIGSDLNKIYKTDGAYGVKEYCRLVKEEVKKTEK; translated from the coding sequence ATGTTTGAAAATACTTATAAGATATTAAAAGAAGAAAAAGCTGTTGCTGTAATAAGGACAAGTACTTATGAAGAAGCAAAGGAAATTAGTATAGCAGCAATTGAGGGTGGAATAAAAATTATAGAAGTTACAATGAGTGTTCCAGATGCACCAAAGTTAATAAAAGAATTAAAAGATAAATATAATGATGTATGTGTAGGTGCTGGAACTGTACTATCAAAAGATAATGTAGATGAGTGTATAGAAAATGGAACTGACTTTATTGTATCTCCATGTTTAGATGAAGAAGTTATAGGATATGCTAATCAAAGAAAAGTTTTAGTTATTCCAGGTCTTATGACTATGTCAGAATTAAACAGGGCTTATAAAATGGGATTAAGATTCATTAAAGTATTCCCAGGAAGTGTAGTTGGAAAAGGATTTATAGGAGCAGCAAAATCAATATTTAATGACATATGCATAATGCCAACAGGAGGCGTAAAAAAGGAAAATATAGTTGAATGGATTAATGCTGGTGCAGATTGTAGCGGGATTGGCAGTGATTTAAATAAAATATATAAAACTGATGGTGCTTATGGAGTTAAAGAATATTGTAGGCTTGTTAAAGAAGAAGTAAAGAAAACAGAAAAATAA
- a CDS encoding MBL fold metallo-hydrolase → MIDNKKKSQALAPATQFFGTEAFESSKETTIRWLGNSGEFINCHGTCIMIDPLLKGFDMPLLIDIPILPKDVPHLDAVLITHCDNDHYSRVTCSEMKDVCDEYHSTEYVAELMKEEGLKAFGHKIKETFEIGPVKVTLTPADHAWQNESSKHATRLFKFEDYCGFWLETPDGTIWMPGDSRLLQEHLEMPVPDVILMDFSDSKWHIGLEGAVKLAEAYPNTPLLLLHWGTVDAPHMAEFNGDPKKLEKLIINPERINVVAPGEPFLLKHLNKTNIG, encoded by the coding sequence GTGATAGATAATAAAAAGAAAAGTCAGGCCCTTGCACCTGCAACACAATTTTTTGGAACAGAGGCTTTTGAGTCTTCAAAGGAAACAACAATACGTTGGCTTGGAAATTCAGGAGAATTTATTAATTGTCATGGAACGTGCATAATGATAGACCCATTATTAAAGGGATTTGACATGCCATTACTTATTGATATACCAATTTTGCCCAAGGATGTTCCTCACTTAGATGCTGTTTTAATTACTCATTGTGATAATGATCACTATAGTAGAGTGACATGTAGTGAAATGAAAGATGTATGTGATGAATATCATTCCACTGAATATGTAGCGGAATTAATGAAAGAAGAAGGTCTTAAAGCTTTTGGGCATAAAATAAAGGAAACCTTTGAAATTGGTCCTGTTAAAGTTACATTAACACCAGCTGACCATGCATGGCAAAATGAATCATCAAAACATGCTACTCGTTTATTTAAATTTGAAGATTACTGTGGATTTTGGTTAGAAACACCTGATGGAACAATTTGGATGCCTGGAGATTCACGATTATTACAAGAACATCTGGAAATGCCAGTACCAGATGTTATACTTATGGATTTTTCTGATAGCAAATGGCATATAGGTTTAGAAGGTGCTGTAAAGTTAGCAGAAGCATATCCTAATACTCCATTATTGCTTTTACATTGGGGAACAGTAGATGCTCCGCATATGGCAGAATTTAATGGAGATCCAAAGAAGCTTGAAAAACTTATAATAAATCCAGAACGAATTAATGTAGTGGCACCAGGTGAACCATTTCTATTAAAACACTTAAATAAAACAAATATTGGTTAA
- a CDS encoding LysR family transcriptional regulator: MELRVLKYFLMVAREENITKAANLLHVTQPTLSRQLMQLEEELGVKLFNRSKHSIILTEDGMLLKRRAQEIVMLANKTEQEFSHKEGNLTGEIAIGCAETKNMSFISEQMLYFRKDNPLIQYSIYSGIADDIKDRIEKGILDIGLLTEPVDIGKYEFIRMPKKEQWGILVRKDSILASKKCIYPKDLVDIPLIMAKREMVKNELASWFGDYYDSLDIAATYNLILNATIMVENKVGAALCFNFENVYDNLCFIPLYPKLETGTVLVWKKNQTFSKATDQFIKRIRNAL; encoded by the coding sequence ATGGAACTTAGAGTATTAAAGTATTTTTTAATGGTGGCTAGAGAAGAAAACATTACAAAAGCAGCAAATCTTTTGCATGTCACACAACCTACATTATCAAGACAATTAATGCAGCTTGAAGAAGAGCTTGGAGTAAAGCTTTTTAATAGAAGTAAACATAGTATAATACTGACTGAAGATGGAATGTTATTAAAGCGTCGGGCTCAAGAAATAGTTATGTTAGCTAATAAAACAGAACAGGAATTTTCACATAAAGAAGGTAACTTGACTGGTGAAATTGCAATAGGATGTGCTGAAACTAAGAATATGTCTTTTATATCAGAACAAATGCTTTACTTTCGTAAAGATAATCCCCTTATACAATATAGTATTTATAGTGGAATAGCAGATGATATTAAAGATAGAATTGAGAAGGGAATATTAGATATTGGATTATTAACAGAACCAGTAGATATAGGTAAATATGAATTTATTCGCATGCCTAAAAAAGAGCAGTGGGGCATATTAGTGAGAAAAGATTCTATATTGGCTTCTAAAAAATGTATATATCCAAAAGATTTAGTTGATATCCCTTTAATAATGGCCAAAAGAGAAATGGTAAAAAATGAGTTGGCAAGCTGGTTTGGAGATTATTATGATTCTCTTGATATAGCAGCAACATACAATCTTATTTTAAATGCGACTATTATGGTGGAAAATAAGGTAGGTGCAGCTCTGTGCTTTAATTTTGAAAATGTATATGATAATCTATGTTTTATACCTCTTTATCCTAAGCTGGAAACTGGTACTGTTCTTGTATGGAAGAAGAATCAAACTTTTTCAAAAGCGACAGATCAATTTATAAAGCGTATTAGAAATGCTCTTTAG
- a CDS encoding MATE family efflux transporter produces the protein MFSNESLKKLIIPIFMDQILIIIASIIATMMISYAGEAAVSAVSLIDMINMLLINVLAALTAGGAVIVSQYIGFRDKNKSCIAASQLFTIATIISIGIMGFVFIFHKPLLKILFGNVDHNVMNLAITYFVIYSISYPFLSIYDSGAALFRSIGNSRVPMIVSIAMNAINIVGNAIGIFVFNAGVVGIAISIIISRAFAALVMVYLSLNKKNKVFISFSQIFTIKRDMIIKILNIAIPNGIENGIVQLGRILLISIIALFGTDQIAANGITNSLVMISISFATAMNIAIVSVIGQCVGAGDYAQADFYTKKLLKITYIGTIVISLAEILLLPWILNLYTLSAEVTNLTYILVIIHNCLAIIFWPLSFTLPNSLRASGDVRFTMIVSISSMFILRISFGYILGIIFNLGVIGVWLAMGADWMLRSIIYVLRFKNGKWREFKVI, from the coding sequence ATGTTTTCGAATGAATCACTTAAGAAATTAATTATTCCAATATTTATGGATCAGATTTTAATTATTATAGCATCTATAATTGCAACTATGATGATTTCATATGCAGGGGAAGCAGCTGTATCAGCAGTTTCTCTTATTGATATGATAAACATGCTTCTTATAAATGTATTAGCAGCACTTACTGCTGGTGGAGCTGTAATTGTATCACAATATATAGGATTTAGAGATAAAAACAAGTCCTGTATAGCTGCTAGTCAACTATTCACTATAGCAACAATTATTTCAATTGGAATTATGGGTTTTGTATTTATATTTCATAAACCACTATTAAAAATTCTTTTTGGCAATGTAGATCATAATGTTATGAATTTAGCAATTACTTATTTTGTTATATATTCTATATCCTATCCTTTTTTATCAATTTATGATTCTGGTGCTGCATTATTCAGATCTATTGGAAATTCACGAGTTCCTATGATAGTTTCAATTGCAATGAATGCAATTAACATTGTGGGAAATGCAATAGGAATTTTTGTTTTCAATGCAGGTGTTGTCGGCATTGCTATATCAATAATAATTTCACGTGCATTTGCGGCTTTAGTTATGGTGTATTTATCATTAAATAAAAAGAATAAAGTATTTATTAGCTTTTCACAAATATTTACTATTAAGCGAGATATGATTATTAAAATTTTAAATATAGCAATTCCAAATGGAATAGAAAATGGTATTGTCCAGTTAGGAAGAATACTATTGATTAGTATCATTGCATTATTTGGTACTGATCAAATTGCTGCAAATGGAATAACAAACAGTCTTGTTATGATATCAATTAGTTTTGCAACAGCTATGAATATAGCAATAGTTAGTGTAATAGGGCAATGTGTTGGAGCTGGTGATTATGCACAAGCAGATTTTTATACAAAGAAATTATTGAAAATAACGTATATAGGAACTATAGTTATAAGTTTAGCAGAAATTTTACTTCTTCCATGGATATTAAATTTGTACACATTATCAGCGGAAGTGACTAATTTAACTTATATATTAGTTATAATTCATAATTGCCTGGCGATAATTTTTTGGCCACTATCATTTACATTGCCTAATAGTTTACGTGCTTCTGGGGATGTACGTTTTACTATGATTGTATCTATTAGTTCTATGTTTATACTCAGAATATCTTTTGGATATATTTTGGGGATTATATTTAATTTAGGAGTAATTGGTGTGTGGCTTGCTATGGGGGCAGATTGGATGTTACGTTCTATAATTTATGTGTTGCGTTTTAAAAATGGAAAATGGAGAGAGTTTAAGGTTATATAA
- a CDS encoding carboxymuconolactone decarboxylase family protein: MDRIKSSEKIQKQLWGDKNSELMTSDSEFYEIMKRFIYGEVWQHGNLEPKICELIIIAVNITNNNMEQCAEHVEAALNIGISPVEIKETLYQCAPYVGFSKVQNAIVVTNQIFEEKGVKLPLGNQSTTTEDNRIAKGIEVQKSIFGSENIDNLRANAPDNLKHIQDYLSGYCFGDICGRNGLDIKIRELITFSIIATLGGCENQLRAHIGGNAAIGNDKEILLNVITQCMPYIGFPRTLNAITCINEVLK; the protein is encoded by the coding sequence ATGGACAGAATTAAATCTAGTGAAAAAATACAAAAGCAATTATGGGGAGACAAAAATAGTGAATTAATGACAAGTGACTCAGAATTCTATGAAATAATGAAAAGATTTATATATGGTGAGGTATGGCAACATGGAAATTTAGAGCCTAAGATTTGTGAGTTAATTATAATTGCAGTTAATATTACAAATAATAATATGGAACAATGTGCAGAACATGTTGAAGCAGCATTGAATATTGGTATATCACCAGTAGAGATAAAAGAAACTTTATACCAATGTGCTCCTTATGTGGGATTTTCAAAAGTTCAAAATGCAATTGTTGTTACAAATCAAATATTTGAAGAAAAAGGTGTTAAACTTCCACTTGGAAATCAATCAACAACAACAGAAGATAATAGAATTGCTAAAGGTATTGAAGTACAAAAATCAATCTTTGGCTCAGAAAATATTGATAATCTTAGAGCAAATGCACCAGATAATCTAAAACATATTCAAGATTATTTATCCGGTTACTGTTTTGGGGATATTTGCGGAAGAAATGGTCTTGATATAAAGATTAGAGAGCTTATAACCTTCAGTATTATAGCAACACTTGGAGGTTGTGAAAATCAACTTCGTGCACATATTGGGGGCAATGCAGCAATAGGAAATGATAAAGAAATTTTATTAAATGTAATAACACAATGTATGCCATACATTGGATTTCCAAGAACTCTAAATGCTATCACATGTATAAATGAAGTGTTAAAGTAA
- a CDS encoding iron-sulfur cluster assembly scaffold protein has translation MMYSKEVEEMCVLAKGPNHGPAPIPAEGKWVQSKEVTDISGLTHGIGWCAPQQGACKLTLNVKDGIIEEALVETIGCSGMTHSAAMASEILPGKTILEALNTDLVCDAINTAMRELFLQIVYGRTQTAFSEGGLPIGAGLEDLGKGLRSQVGTMYGTLAKGPRYLEMAEGYVTEVAVDEDKEIIGYKFVNLGKMMESIAKGVDANEALEAARGQYGRVDDAAQLLDPRHN, from the coding sequence ATGATGTATTCAAAAGAAGTTGAAGAAATGTGTGTACTTGCTAAAGGTCCTAATCACGGGCCAGCACCAATTCCTGCAGAAGGAAAATGGGTTCAATCTAAAGAAGTAACTGATATATCAGGATTAACTCATGGTATAGGTTGGTGTGCACCACAACAAGGAGCTTGTAAATTAACACTTAATGTTAAGGACGGTATAATCGAAGAAGCATTAGTTGAAACAATTGGATGTTCAGGAATGACTCATTCAGCTGCTATGGCTTCAGAAATATTACCAGGAAAGACTATATTAGAAGCATTAAACACAGACTTAGTTTGTGATGCTATAAACACTGCAATGAGAGAATTATTCTTACAAATCGTTTACGGAAGAACTCAAACTGCATTCTCTGAAGGCGGATTACCAATCGGAGCAGGTCTTGAAGACTTAGGTAAGGGATTAAGATCACAAGTTGGTACTATGTACGGAACTTTAGCTAAAGGACCTAGATACTTAGAAATGGCTGAAGGATATGTTACAGAAGTAGCTGTAGACGAAGATAAAGAAATCATCGGATACAAGTTCGTTAACTTAGGAAAAATGATGGAAAGTATCGCTAAAGGTGTTGACGCTAATGAAGCTTTAGAAGCTGCTAGAGGACAATACGGAAGAGTTGACGATGCTGCTCAATTATTAGACCCAAGACATAACTAA
- a CDS encoding GGGtGRT protein: MALFESYERRIDQITPVLEKYGMKTLEDAKAVCAEKGVDPYTIAKETQPIAFENAGWAYTLGAAIAIKKGCVKAADAAEAIGEGLQAFCIPGSVADDRKVGLGHGNLGAMLLREETKCFAFLAGHESFAAAEGAIKIAEKANRVRKEPLRVILNGLGKDAAYIISRINGFTYVQTQFDYYTGEVKVVKEKAYSNGERAKVRCYGSDDVREGVAIMHMEGVDVSITGNSTNPTRFQHPVAGTYKKECIEQGKKYFSVASGGGTGRTLHPDNMAAGPASYGMTDTMGRMHSDAQFAGSSSVPAHVEMMGLIGMGNNPMVGATVAVAVSVEEAMSK, encoded by the coding sequence ATGGCATTATTTGAAAGTTATGAAAGAAGAATAGACCAAATCACTCCAGTATTAGAAAAATACGGAATGAAAACTTTAGAAGATGCAAAGGCAGTTTGTGCTGAAAAAGGAGTAGATCCTTACACAATCGCTAAAGAAACTCAACCAATCGCGTTCGAAAACGCTGGATGGGCTTACACTTTAGGTGCTGCTATAGCTATAAAGAAAGGTTGCGTAAAAGCTGCTGATGCTGCTGAAGCAATCGGAGAAGGATTACAAGCATTCTGTATCCCAGGATCAGTTGCTGATGACAGAAAAGTTGGTTTAGGACACGGAAACTTAGGAGCTATGCTTTTAAGAGAAGAAACTAAATGTTTCGCATTCTTAGCAGGACACGAATCATTCGCTGCTGCTGAAGGTGCTATCAAAATAGCTGAAAAAGCTAACAGAGTAAGAAAAGAACCATTAAGAGTTATCTTAAACGGTCTTGGAAAAGATGCTGCATACATCATTTCAAGAATCAATGGATTCACTTACGTTCAAACTCAATTTGACTACTACACTGGTGAAGTTAAAGTAGTTAAAGAAAAAGCATACTCAAATGGAGAAAGAGCTAAAGTAAGATGTTACGGTTCAGACGACGTTAGAGAAGGTGTTGCAATCATGCATATGGAAGGTGTTGATGTATCAATCACTGGTAACTCAACAAACCCAACAAGATTCCAACATCCAGTTGCTGGAACATATAAGAAAGAATGTATCGAACAAGGTAAGAAATACTTCTCAGTAGCATCAGGTGGTGGTACAGGAAGAACTCTTCACCCAGATAACATGGCTGCAGGTCCAGCTTCTTACGGAATGACTGATACTATGGGAAGAATGCACTCAGATGCACAATTCGCTGGTTCATCATCAGTTCCTGCTCACGTTGAAATGATGGGTCTTATCGGAATGGGTAACAACCCAATGGTAGGAGCTACTGTTGCTGTTGCAGTTTCTGTTGAAGAAGCTATGAGCAAATAG
- a CDS encoding DUF1819 family protein, giving the protein MEYKSTIKSRPYLYKETKKAASLINKGLQIKDLKNESLENNIFQVETETRMKELASIIGTRLKELDSYLIQKIESSNIETSKLIVLYAILKNDKLFFEFMNEVYKEKIILKDLFIRDKDFGVFFQNKREQSDKVDSWSEYTFKKLKQVYIRILFESGLIANQKGDREIVLPIIDSEVKDYIYKLGDKVYINAILGINE; this is encoded by the coding sequence TTGGAATATAAGTCAACAATTAAATCTAGACCTTATTTATATAAAGAAACAAAAAAGGCTGCAAGTCTTATAAATAAAGGACTTCAAATAAAAGATTTAAAAAATGAATCTTTAGAAAATAATATTTTTCAAGTTGAAACAGAAACTAGAATGAAGGAACTTGCATCAATAATAGGAACGAGATTGAAAGAATTAGATAGTTATTTGATTCAAAAGATAGAGAGTAGCAACATAGAAACATCCAAATTAATAGTTTTATATGCTATTTTGAAAAATGACAAACTATTTTTTGAATTTATGAATGAGGTATATAAAGAAAAAATAATATTGAAGGATTTATTCATAAGAGATAAAGATTTTGGTGTATTTTTTCAAAATAAACGAGAACAAAGTGATAAGGTTGATTCTTGGTCTGAATATACGTTTAAAAAGTTAAAACAGGTTTACATAAGAATACTATTTGAAAGTGGACTTATTGCAAATCAAAAAGGAGACAGAGAAATAGTTCTTCCTATTATAGATAGTGAAGTTAAAGATTATATTTATAAATTAGGAGATAAGGTTTATATTAATGCCATACTTGGAATAAACGAATAG
- a CDS encoding DUF1788 domain-containing protein: MKSIYERVDEILPKIVEPSFRENKGLGNEIGFYIFDYDPEYELLIRDRVEFIKDKAKGAYGLNIVEFDLYEIMLELLDSKGYLKKNFMMEEKKGSEQVFTATKKALRLTLDNDLLVQYISERLDDADIVFLTGIGKAWPIIRSHTVLNNLHRIVEKQPLIMFFPGTYDGGSLMLFNYLKDDNYYRAFQLIDKY, encoded by the coding sequence ATGAAAAGTATATACGAAAGAGTGGATGAGATTCTTCCTAAGATTGTGGAACCATCTTTTAGAGAAAATAAGGGGCTTGGGAATGAAATAGGATTTTATATTTTTGATTATGATCCAGAGTATGAATTACTTATAAGAGATAGAGTGGAATTTATTAAAGATAAGGCTAAAGGCGCTTATGGATTAAATATTGTAGAATTTGATTTATATGAAATCATGCTAGAACTGTTAGATTCTAAAGGATATTTAAAAAAGAATTTCATGATGGAAGAGAAAAAAGGCAGTGAGCAGGTATTTACTGCTACTAAAAAGGCATTGAGACTTACATTAGATAATGATTTGTTAGTACAGTATATTAGTGAAAGATTAGATGATGCAGATATTGTATTCCTTACTGGAATAGGTAAGGCATGGCCTATTATTCGTTCACATACTGTTCTTAATAATTTACATAGAATTGTTGAAAAACAGCCACTTATTATGTTTTTCCCAGGAACTTATGATGGTGGTTCACTTATGCTTTTTAATTATTTAAAAGATGATAATTATTATAGAGCATTTCAACTTATAGATAAATATTGA